One genomic region from Jiangella sp. DSM 45060 encodes:
- a CDS encoding bifunctional 2-polyprenyl-6-hydroxyphenol methylase/3-demethylubiquinol 3-O-methyltransferase UbiG: MMAGQRPISAPVPAGGGLLGQQEARRFWDRRHAAESLLRSGGDIGLTEADNVIFYQIRLGLVLSAIAGRSPLPPQYRVLDAGCGKGWFSRQLAACGITVHGIDTSPSAIEQAEAAGGGPTYEVAALAEVRPRRAFDAVICVDVFFHILDDDEWRESVLNLASVVQRGGRLVVADTTAGERKRLGSYIVHRSGSEYQELLSDRGFEDRGVLPYHFRNNPLGLHVYERIR, from the coding sequence ATGATGGCGGGGCAACGTCCGATCTCCGCGCCGGTGCCGGCCGGTGGGGGACTGCTGGGGCAGCAGGAGGCCCGTCGGTTCTGGGATCGTCGGCACGCGGCGGAGTCGCTGCTGCGCTCGGGCGGCGACATCGGCCTGACGGAGGCCGACAACGTCATCTTCTACCAGATCCGCCTGGGCCTGGTGCTGAGCGCGATCGCCGGCCGCTCTCCGCTGCCTCCGCAGTATCGGGTGCTCGACGCCGGATGCGGGAAGGGCTGGTTCAGTCGCCAGCTCGCCGCCTGCGGCATCACCGTGCACGGCATCGACACCTCACCATCGGCCATCGAACAGGCCGAGGCCGCCGGTGGCGGGCCGACGTATGAGGTCGCCGCACTCGCCGAGGTCCGGCCACGCCGCGCCTTCGACGCCGTCATCTGTGTGGACGTGTTCTTCCACATCCTCGATGACGACGAGTGGCGCGAGTCCGTCCTCAACCTCGCCAGCGTGGTGCAGCGCGGCGGCCGGCTCGTCGTGGCTGACACCACGGCCGGCGAGCGCAAGCGACTGGGTTCGTACATCGTGCACCGGTCCGGCTCCGAGTATCAGGAGTTACTGAGCGATCGCGGGTTCGAGGACCGGGGCGTGCTCCCCTACCATTTTCGGAACAATCCCCTGGGACTGCATGTCTACGAACGAATACGGTGA
- a CDS encoding glycosyltransferase, which produces MTSDDRVRALEAAIRALRERNEVLELDRELLGTRVGDLEKRVVMLKRELDKTAKQAAKQVKAAQAASVSPVRKAARRLRRGAAKGRRAPSAEASPPAPSRSELQLRRPSDAARSRLRVVGVLDTMSAECFAESVDLILPTPTKIDQAFAENEVDLVLIESAWQGNGGTWQYKVGTYSKPESQTLPHVRRLVDAARRRGIPTVFWNKEDPVHFVKFAEAARLCDYIFTTDADRIGAYRALRGGVKLVDAFSFSAQPSLHNPIGGAERLSSPVFAGTFYQRRHVSRQGSLRMLLEAAAPFGLVIYDRQHGKGQDGYDFPDTVAGHVKGGLPYAELLAEYKRHKVFLNTNSVTASPTMFSRRVFELLACGTPVVSTPSRGMELIFGDLVDSVTSSEEATVAIKRLVEDQDHWLRRSRLGMREVLLNHTYAHRLQQIATTIGLGSLDAGPSVALVLSEHDDLRDAGRLLASARGIREVAVPRSVSAEAVDALVRTAQPGRVVTYEPGRGPGAATVVSSEWIVGTSGLGGNAEVLTDLAVATSYAPGDAVVVRPGTPYAESFREVSVTASDGVARRTAGVREARPSDDALLVWAG; this is translated from the coding sequence ATGACCAGTGACGACCGGGTGCGGGCTCTCGAGGCCGCCATCAGGGCTCTGCGCGAGCGCAACGAGGTGCTCGAACTCGACCGCGAATTGCTGGGCACCCGCGTGGGCGACCTCGAGAAGCGCGTCGTGATGCTGAAGCGTGAGTTGGACAAGACCGCCAAGCAGGCGGCCAAGCAGGTGAAGGCCGCGCAGGCGGCGTCGGTGTCGCCGGTGCGCAAGGCGGCGCGGCGGTTGCGGCGCGGTGCGGCCAAGGGCAGACGGGCCCCGTCCGCCGAGGCATCGCCTCCGGCGCCGTCACGGTCAGAGCTCCAGCTTCGCCGTCCCTCCGACGCGGCACGGTCCCGGCTGCGGGTGGTGGGCGTACTCGACACCATGAGCGCGGAGTGCTTCGCCGAGAGCGTGGACCTGATCCTGCCGACGCCGACAAAGATCGACCAGGCCTTTGCCGAGAACGAGGTGGACCTCGTGCTCATCGAGTCCGCGTGGCAGGGCAACGGCGGCACGTGGCAGTACAAGGTGGGCACGTACAGCAAGCCCGAGTCGCAGACGCTGCCGCACGTCCGGCGTCTCGTCGACGCGGCGCGCCGCCGCGGCATCCCGACGGTCTTCTGGAACAAGGAGGACCCGGTCCACTTCGTGAAGTTCGCCGAAGCGGCCCGTTTGTGCGACTACATCTTCACGACCGATGCCGACCGCATCGGCGCCTACCGCGCGCTCCGTGGCGGAGTGAAGCTGGTCGACGCCTTCTCGTTCTCGGCACAGCCGTCGCTGCACAACCCGATCGGCGGCGCCGAACGGTTGTCGTCGCCGGTGTTCGCCGGCACGTTCTACCAGCGCCGCCACGTCTCGCGGCAGGGCTCGCTGCGAATGCTGCTGGAGGCGGCGGCGCCGTTCGGCCTGGTCATCTACGACCGGCAGCACGGCAAGGGCCAGGACGGCTATGACTTCCCCGATACCGTGGCGGGCCACGTCAAGGGTGGTCTGCCGTACGCCGAGCTCTTGGCGGAGTACAAGCGGCACAAGGTCTTCCTCAACACCAACTCGGTCACGGCATCGCCGACGATGTTCTCGCGGCGGGTCTTCGAACTGCTCGCATGCGGGACGCCCGTCGTCAGCACGCCGAGCCGCGGCATGGAGCTGATCTTCGGCGACCTGGTCGACTCCGTGACGTCCTCCGAGGAGGCGACGGTCGCGATCAAGCGGCTGGTCGAGGACCAGGACCACTGGCTCAGGCGTAGTCGCCTGGGGATGCGCGAGGTCCTGCTCAACCACACGTACGCGCACCGCCTGCAGCAGATCGCGACGACCATCGGCCTCGGCTCCCTCGACGCGGGGCCGTCGGTGGCACTGGTGCTGTCCGAGCACGATGACTTGCGCGACGCGGGCCGGCTGCTCGCGTCCGCTCGCGGGATCCGTGAGGTCGCGGTCCCACGGTCGGTATCCGCGGAGGCCGTCGACGCGCTGGTCAGGACGGCGCAGCCCGGCCGGGTGGTCACGTACGAGCCTGGCCGCGGCCCGGGCGCGGCCACGGTGGTCAGCTCCGAATGGATCGTCGGCACAAGTGGGCTGGGGGGCAACGCGGAGGTGCTCACCGATCTCGCGGTCGCGACGTCGTACGCGCCCGGTGACGCGGTCGTGGTACGGCCGGGGACGCCCTA
- the wecB gene encoding non-hydrolyzing UDP-N-acetylglucosamine 2-epimerase: MSELIIHITGARPNFPKAAPVIAALREHDVAQELVHTGQHYDDKMSAVFFRQLGLPEPDVNLGVGSGSHAAQTAATMVSLEQLFLDRDPALVVVYGDVNSTLAATLVAAKLQIRIAHVEAGLRSFDPTMPEEVNRVVTDRLADLLFATSPDAVAHLGNEGVDPNRIHLVGNPMIDTLLANLDRFDAGVARREFGMEGDYAVATLHRPANVDDPSDAAALVRAMHGMADHVAVVLPLHPRGRGSLEAAGLFTHPNISVVDPLGYVEFLGLVRGARLVVTDSGGVQEETTMLGVPCLTLRPNTERPVTITHGTNQLVVRDDLPGRVKAILSSPRAETWPTPPLWDGRAGERIADVIVRDVRRQP, translated from the coding sequence ATGTCTGAGTTGATCATCCATATCACTGGTGCGCGGCCGAATTTCCCCAAGGCGGCTCCGGTGATCGCCGCATTGCGTGAGCATGACGTCGCCCAGGAATTGGTACACACCGGTCAGCACTATGACGACAAGATGTCGGCGGTGTTCTTCCGGCAGTTGGGTCTCCCCGAGCCGGACGTGAACCTGGGCGTGGGTTCGGGATCCCATGCTGCGCAGACGGCGGCCACCATGGTCAGCCTGGAGCAGCTGTTCCTGGACCGTGATCCTGCCCTTGTCGTCGTGTACGGGGACGTCAACTCGACGCTCGCGGCCACCCTCGTAGCGGCGAAACTCCAGATCCGAATCGCTCACGTTGAAGCCGGCTTGCGCAGTTTCGACCCGACGATGCCTGAAGAGGTCAACCGTGTCGTGACAGACCGGCTCGCCGATCTCCTCTTCGCCACGAGCCCGGACGCCGTCGCACACCTCGGCAATGAGGGCGTGGACCCGAATCGGATCCATCTGGTCGGAAATCCGATGATCGACACGTTGCTGGCGAACCTCGACCGTTTCGACGCCGGTGTGGCCCGCCGTGAATTCGGTATGGAGGGCGATTACGCCGTCGCCACCTTGCACCGTCCCGCCAACGTCGATGATCCCTCCGACGCTGCGGCGCTCGTGCGTGCGATGCATGGCATGGCCGACCACGTCGCGGTCGTACTGCCGCTGCATCCGCGTGGGCGCGGCTCGCTGGAGGCCGCGGGTCTGTTCACGCACCCGAACATCTCGGTCGTCGACCCGCTCGGATACGTCGAGTTCCTCGGGCTGGTGCGCGGCGCCCGCCTGGTCGTGACCGACTCCGGTGGCGTCCAGGAGGAGACGACGATGCTCGGCGTCCCCTGCCTGACGCTGCGACCGAACACCGAGCGGCCCGTCACCATCACCCACGGCACGAATCAACTGGTGGTCCGCGACGACCTGCCCGGGCGGGTGAAGGCGATCCTCTCGTCCCCACGTGCTGAGACCTGGCCGACACCGCCCCTGTGGGACGGCCGGGCCGGTGAACGGATCGCGGACGTCATCGTGCGGGACGTCCGCCGGCAGCCATGA
- a CDS encoding glycosyltransferase family 4 protein, producing MTARHVLLYADVDLNVIDGSSIWVASVADALHRAGARVDVLARSAVTDFRVTAPLVGRDGITIVDPGQESLVVRGRRMDPAAAAAAVDRLDQAARYDAVIVRGREVCRTIAAEQVASGKLWSYLTDIPQSALGLGAKDAADLTAIAEWSVRILCQTEQLKGFLERIVPAVAGKTVLLPPIVPAEAFTTNRPSTRGDTLQLVYSGKYAPRWRTLEMCSIPGDLQAAGLDARLTMIGDKIHSSPTDPEYKDRMRKALESSPGVVWAGGVARSEALAAMGAADIALAWRDPDLDSSLELSTKLLEFGALGVPTVLNRTPMHEELVGTDYPLFVDTYESVLEALTIGGRDDESLQTASKRLSQVAANFSADEAAKRLAAVLDEIGLRRSRTLGRTESPETTVLVAGHDLKFFKSIMSVLGDLGDVTLTVDRWKGVDRHDAALSAERLRDADVVVCEWTLGNAVWYSHNKRPGQRLVARLHRIEIETTYPSDIDADAVDAIVCVGPHMAGLVSERFGLPAEKIVVVPNAIDHASFVRPKRPGAEFVLGMVGVLPALKRLDLAFDLVKALRTYDSRFMLRVKSTPPWGVPWVWKRESERDYFAATMRRLSADSDLAEAVVFDPPGADVAEWFRGVGWITSMSDFESFHLAAAEGMASGAVPLIRTWPGADSIYGGRWLHEDVDAMAAQVLATLEDGSWQRRGAEASADVARFDLNAVAAAWTDVLAGRDVATGPFWPELEGNA from the coding sequence ATGACCGCACGACATGTCCTGCTCTACGCCGACGTCGACCTCAACGTCATCGACGGGTCGTCGATCTGGGTCGCCTCGGTCGCCGACGCGCTGCATCGCGCCGGCGCCCGAGTGGACGTGCTCGCGCGGTCCGCCGTCACCGACTTCCGGGTTACCGCACCGCTGGTGGGCCGCGATGGCATCACCATCGTCGACCCAGGGCAGGAATCGTTGGTCGTCCGCGGGCGGCGGATGGATCCTGCTGCCGCCGCTGCCGCCGTCGACCGGCTGGATCAGGCTGCCCGCTACGACGCGGTCATCGTTCGCGGCCGTGAGGTGTGCCGCACCATCGCGGCGGAGCAGGTGGCGTCGGGAAAGCTCTGGTCGTACCTGACGGACATCCCGCAGTCGGCGCTCGGACTCGGTGCGAAGGACGCCGCAGACCTCACCGCCATCGCGGAGTGGTCGGTGCGGATTCTGTGCCAGACCGAGCAGCTCAAAGGCTTCCTCGAGCGCATCGTGCCCGCGGTGGCGGGGAAGACCGTGCTGCTGCCGCCGATCGTGCCCGCCGAGGCGTTCACGACGAACCGCCCGAGCACACGTGGCGATACGCTCCAACTCGTCTACAGCGGGAAGTACGCGCCGCGCTGGCGGACCCTGGAGATGTGCTCGATTCCCGGCGACCTCCAGGCCGCTGGACTCGATGCACGGCTGACGATGATCGGCGACAAGATCCATTCCAGCCCGACCGATCCCGAATACAAGGACCGCATGCGCAAGGCGCTCGAGAGTTCACCGGGCGTGGTCTGGGCGGGCGGGGTGGCGCGGTCGGAGGCACTGGCCGCCATGGGCGCGGCGGACATCGCGCTCGCCTGGCGTGACCCTGACCTCGACAGCAGCCTCGAGCTCTCGACGAAGCTGCTCGAGTTCGGCGCGCTCGGGGTGCCCACCGTCCTCAACCGCACACCGATGCACGAGGAGCTCGTCGGCACTGACTACCCGTTGTTCGTGGACACCTACGAGTCCGTACTCGAGGCGCTCACGATCGGCGGACGCGACGACGAGTCTCTGCAGACGGCGTCGAAGCGGCTGTCACAGGTGGCCGCGAACTTCTCCGCCGACGAGGCGGCGAAGCGGCTGGCGGCCGTGCTCGACGAGATCGGGCTGCGACGATCCAGGACCCTCGGCCGGACGGAGAGCCCGGAGACGACCGTGCTGGTCGCCGGGCACGACCTGAAGTTCTTCAAGTCGATCATGAGTGTCCTCGGTGATCTCGGCGACGTGACCCTCACCGTCGACCGGTGGAAGGGCGTCGACCGCCACGACGCGGCGCTCAGCGCGGAACGGCTGCGCGACGCGGATGTCGTCGTGTGCGAGTGGACGCTCGGCAACGCCGTCTGGTACAGCCACAACAAGCGGCCCGGCCAGCGGCTGGTGGCCCGGCTGCACCGAATCGAGATCGAGACCACGTACCCGAGCGACATCGACGCCGATGCCGTCGACGCGATCGTCTGCGTCGGCCCGCACATGGCAGGTCTTGTGTCCGAGCGGTTCGGGTTGCCCGCCGAGAAGATCGTCGTCGTGCCGAACGCCATCGATCACGCCTCCTTCGTGCGCCCCAAACGACCCGGCGCCGAGTTCGTCCTCGGCATGGTGGGTGTGTTGCCCGCGCTCAAGCGCCTCGACCTCGCGTTCGATCTGGTCAAGGCTCTGCGTACGTACGACAGCCGGTTCATGCTGCGGGTCAAGAGCACCCCGCCGTGGGGCGTTCCGTGGGTGTGGAAGCGGGAATCGGAGCGCGACTACTTCGCCGCCACGATGCGGCGGTTGAGCGCAGACTCCGACCTCGCCGAAGCCGTCGTGTTCGACCCGCCGGGTGCCGATGTCGCCGAGTGGTTCCGAGGGGTCGGCTGGATCACGTCGATGAGTGACTTCGAGAGCTTCCACCTAGCGGCCGCGGAAGGGATGGCCTCCGGTGCCGTCCCGCTCATCCGCACCTGGCCGGGAGCGGACAGCATCTACGGCGGCAGGTGGTTGCACGAGGACGTGGACGCGATGGCCGCTCAGGTCCTGGCCACACTCGAGGACGGGTCGTGGCAACGCCGTGGCGCCGAGGCGTCGGCCGACGTGGCTCGGTTCGACCTCAACGCGGTTGCGGCCGCCTGGACCGACGTCCTGGCCGGCCGTGACGTCGCAACCGGGCCGTTCTGGCCGGAGCTGGAGGGGAACGCATGA
- a CDS encoding glycosyltransferase family 4 protein, with product MVSDRDSVDGAIHEAAKLQIADGALAHLLAQHLRIVELAAEQAPRPRPSRLMLGLRRARRNGWRLHRYPSDFRRGMRVPDSPPSPQSDVDAVRALMDAARHDEAIALAAALLPAKTADTEFLDLARNAFARAGALSLQLRATSALRELENTPSRESQERRVLGRIRETEPGWLPHVPPAARVERTDLRVLHLLKSAMPYRQTGYTMRSRYIIDAQRAAGLDPVVITAAGFPREAGLEHPPATEVINGVVHHYLEQPPASVLKGPVDRYLDAYASAAARRVPEIAPSLIHVHSGHRGYEAALVGVALAKAFQLPLVYEVRGFFESLWSRERPWNETGELYQRRMATEARCMAAADAVVTLSESMRAQIIARGIAPEKVHVAPNGVDAKAFSPGPRPTRLIERLGLEGKLVFGYVSNLDHRREGHETLIRAAAELRARGVPAVALIVGDGDRRAELEKLAADEQAGNSVLFTGRVPHDEVLDYYRLLDVFVVPRADERAARLVTPLKPFEAMAAGVPLVVSALDPLLEIIGGGERGRSFPPGDSSALADVLTELNDDPDTRRDLAKRGRDWVVAEHQWSANAARYEAIYATILAGR from the coding sequence ATGGTCTCGGACCGGGACTCCGTCGACGGAGCCATCCATGAAGCGGCGAAGTTGCAGATCGCCGACGGCGCTCTGGCACACCTGCTGGCACAGCACCTGCGCATCGTGGAACTGGCAGCGGAGCAGGCGCCCCGGCCGCGACCCAGCCGTCTGATGCTCGGGCTGCGGCGTGCACGCCGCAACGGCTGGCGGCTGCACCGCTACCCGAGCGACTTCCGGCGCGGGATGCGCGTCCCCGACAGTCCGCCGAGCCCCCAGTCCGACGTCGACGCCGTACGCGCGCTGATGGACGCCGCGCGGCACGACGAAGCCATCGCGCTGGCCGCCGCGCTCCTCCCGGCGAAGACCGCCGACACGGAGTTCCTCGACCTCGCGCGTAACGCCTTCGCCCGCGCGGGAGCGCTGAGCCTGCAACTCCGGGCGACGTCCGCGCTGCGGGAGCTGGAGAACACCCCGTCACGCGAGTCGCAGGAACGCAGGGTCCTCGGCCGCATCCGCGAGACCGAGCCGGGGTGGCTGCCCCACGTCCCGCCGGCCGCCCGCGTGGAACGGACGGATCTGCGCGTCCTGCACCTGCTGAAATCCGCGATGCCCTACCGGCAGACCGGCTACACGATGCGCAGTCGCTACATCATCGACGCCCAGCGCGCGGCCGGACTCGACCCGGTCGTGATCACGGCCGCCGGGTTCCCGCGCGAGGCGGGACTCGAGCACCCGCCCGCCACCGAGGTGATCAACGGCGTCGTCCACCACTACCTCGAGCAGCCGCCGGCGTCCGTGCTCAAAGGACCGGTGGATCGCTACCTCGACGCCTATGCCTCGGCTGCCGCCCGGCGGGTCCCGGAGATCGCGCCGTCACTCATCCACGTCCACTCCGGCCACCGGGGCTACGAGGCGGCCCTGGTCGGGGTCGCCCTCGCGAAGGCCTTCCAGCTGCCGCTGGTCTACGAGGTCCGCGGCTTCTTCGAGTCGCTGTGGAGCCGGGAACGACCATGGAACGAAACCGGTGAGCTGTACCAGCGGCGAATGGCGACGGAGGCACGCTGCATGGCCGCCGCCGACGCCGTCGTCACACTGAGCGAGTCGATGCGGGCCCAGATCATCGCCCGCGGCATCGCACCCGAGAAGGTTCACGTGGCGCCCAACGGGGTCGATGCGAAGGCGTTCTCCCCCGGCCCTCGTCCGACCCGGCTGATCGAGCGCCTGGGACTGGAGGGCAAGCTGGTGTTCGGCTACGTCAGCAACCTCGACCACCGACGCGAAGGGCACGAGACACTGATCCGCGCAGCCGCCGAGCTGCGCGCCCGGGGTGTACCGGCCGTCGCGCTCATCGTGGGCGACGGCGACCGGCGCGCTGAGCTGGAGAAGCTGGCGGCCGACGAGCAGGCCGGGAACTCCGTGCTGTTCACCGGGCGGGTTCCGCACGACGAGGTGCTGGACTACTACCGGCTGCTCGACGTGTTCGTCGTGCCGCGGGCCGACGAGCGAGCGGCGCGACTCGTCACGCCGCTGAAGCCGTTCGAGGCAATGGCGGCCGGCGTTCCACTTGTGGTCTCCGCGCTGGATCCGCTCCTCGAGATCATCGGGGGCGGCGAGCGCGGCCGGTCGTTCCCGCCCGGCGACTCCAGCGCGCTGGCCGACGTCCTCACCGAGCTGAACGACGACCCCGACACGCGACGTGACCTCGCGAAGCGAGGGCGCGACTGGGTCGTGGCGGAGCACCAGTGGTCGGCGAACGCCGCCCGCTACGAAGCCATCTACGCCACGATTCTCGCGGGTCGCTGA